The Zingiber officinale cultivar Zhangliang chromosome 10A, Zo_v1.1, whole genome shotgun sequence genome contains a region encoding:
- the LOC122026199 gene encoding protein trichome birefringence-like 37 has protein sequence MGNSVRSSLLLCCCSLLSLLLSATAYLPYHWDGGNGLAAGMARGRRARAAAESCNLFQGSWVYDESYPAYDSSACPFIDPEFDCQRYGRPDKNYLKYRWNPDSCDLPRFNGVDFLTKYKGKKIMFVGDSLGENQWMSLACMLHAAVPDGKTNYTKSPPLSSITFQEYEVSVMLYHSTYLVDIVNETIGRVLKLESIQSGSAWIAADVLIFNTWHWWNNKGASQPWDYIEYGGQTYKDMDRLEAFSKGMTTWAKWVDSNVNTATTKVFFRGISPTHYMAKEWGEATTKGCANQTDPVSGSTYPAGPVPAQSVVKSVLSGVSKPVFLLDVTLLSQLRKDGHPSAYSGEHPGMDCSHWCLAGVPDTWNQLLYAALTL, from the exons ATGGGGAACAGTGTTCGGTCGAGCTTGCTCCTCTGCTGTTGTTCTCTGCTCTCGCTTTTACTCTCCGCCACCGCGTATCTCCCCTACCACTGGGACGGCGGCAATGGCCTGGCCGCGGGGATGGCGAGGGGGCGGAGGGCGCGTGCCGCTGCCGAGAGTTGCAACCTGTTCCAAGGCAGCTGGGTCTACGACGAGTCGTACCCGGCCTACGACTCCTCCGCCTGCCCCTTCATCGACCCCGAGTTCGACTGCCAGCGCTACGGCCGCCCCGACAAGAACTACCTCAAGTATCGTTGGAACCCTGATTCTTGCGACCTCCCAAG ATTCAACGGAGTGGATTTTCTAACGAAATACAAAGGGAAGAAGATAATGTTCGTTGGGGATTCCCTCGGCGAGAACCAATGGATGTCACTGGCTTGCATGCTCCACGCCGCCGTCCCCGACGGCAAGACAAACTACACAAAATCaccccccctctcctccattacgtTTCAG GAGTATGAAGTGTCGGTCATGCTGTACCACAGCACCTACCTAGTCGACATCGTCAACGAGACCATCGGCAGGGTTCTGAAGCTTGAGTCGATACAATCCGGTTCGGCCTGGATCGCAGCTGACGTGCTGATCTTCAACACCTGGCACTGGTGGAATAACAAAGGAGCGAGCCAACC ATGGGATTACATAGAATACGGCGGGCAGACGTACAAAGACATGGACCGGTTGGAGGCCTTCAGCAAGGGGATGACCACCTGGGCCAAATGGGTGGATTCCAACGTCAATACTGCAACAACTAAAGTCTTCTTCAGGGGCATCTCTCCCACCCATTACAT GGCAAAAGAGTGGGGCGAAGCGACCACAAAGGGATGTGCTAATCAGACGGATCCTGTGAGTGGATCCACCTACCCGGCCGGTCCGGTTCCGGCGCAGTCGGTGGTGAAGAGTGTGTTGAGCGGGGTGTCGAAGCCGGTGTTCTTGCTCGACGTAACTCTGCTCTCTCAGCTTCGGAAGGATGGGCATCCATCGGCGTACAGCGGAGAGCATCCCGGGATGGATTGCAGCCACTGGTGCCTCGCCGGCGTTCCGGATACCTGGAATCAACTCCTGTACGCAGCACTGACACTATAG
- the LOC122027981 gene encoding protein trichome birefringence-like 37: MLYHSTYLVDIVNETIGRVLKLESIQSGSAWIAADVLIFNTWHWWTNTGASQPWDYIEYGGQTYKDMDRLEAFSKGMTTWAKWVDSNVNTTTTKVFFQGISPTHYMAKEWGEATTNGCANQTDPVSGSTYPAGPVPAQSVVKSVLSGVSKPVFLLDVTLLSQLRKDGHPSAYSGVYSRMDCSHWCLAGVPDTWNQLLYAALTL; encoded by the exons ATGCTGTACCACAGCACCTACCTAGTCGACATCGTCAACGAGACCATCGGCAGGGTTCTGAAGCTTGAGTCGATACAATCCGGTTCGGCCTGGATCGCTGCTGACGTGCTGATCTTCAACACCTGGCACTGGTGGACTAACACAGGAGCGAGCCAACC ATGGGATTACATAGAATACGGCGGGCAGACGTACAAAGACATGGACCGGTTGGAGGCCTTCAGCAAGGGGATGACCACCTGGGCCAAATGGGTCGATTCCAACGTCAATACTACCACAACTAAAGTCTTCTTCCAGGGCATCTCGCCCACCCATTACAT GGCAAAAGAGTGGGGCGAAGCGACCACAAACGGATGTGCTAATCAGACGGATCCTGTGAGTGGATCCACCTACCCGGCCGGTCCGGTTCCGGCGCAGTCGGTGGTGAAGAGTGTGTTGAGCGGGGTGTCGAAGCCGGTGTTCTTGCTCGACGTAACTCTGCTCTCTCAGCTTCGGAAGGATGGGCATCCATCGGCGTACAGCGGAGTGTACTCCAGGATGGATTGCAGCCACTGGTGCCTCGCCGGCGTTCCGGATACATGGAATCAGCTCCTGTATGCAGCACTGACACTATAG
- the LOC122027980 gene encoding protein trichome birefringence-like 38, producing MGNSGRSSLLLCCCSLLSLLLSATAYRPYHWDGGHGLAAGMARGRRARAAAASCNLFQGSWVYDESYPAYNSSACPFIDPEFDCQRYGRPDKDYLKYRWNPDSCDLPRFNGVDFLTKYKGKKIMFVGDSLSKNQWMSLACMLHAAVPDGKTNYTKSTPLSSITFQEYGVSVMLYHSTYLVDIVNETIGRVLKLDSIQSGSAWIAADVLIFNTWHWWTHIGTSQPWDYIEYGGQTYKDMDRLEAFSKGLTTWAKWVDSNVNTTTTKVFFQGISPTHYNATEWGEASSKGCANQTDPVSGSTYPAGPVPAQSVVKSVLSGVSKPVFLLDVTLLSQLRKDGHPSAYSGEHPGMDCSHWCLAGVPDTWNQLLYAALTL from the exons ATGGGGAACAGTGGTCGGTCGAGCTTGCTCCTCTGCTGTTGTTCTCTGCTCTCGCTTTTACTCTCCGCCACCGCGTATCGCCCCTACCACTGGGACGGCGGCCATGGCCTGGCCGCGGGGATGGCGAGGGGGCGGAGGGCGCGTGCCGCTGCCGCGAGTTGCAATCTGTTCCAAGGCAGCTGGGTCTACGACGAGTCGTACCCGGCCTACAACTCCTCCGCCTGCCCCTTCATCGACCCTGAGTTCGACTGCCAGCGCTACGGCCGCCCCGACAAGGACTACCTCAAGTATCGTTGGAACCCTGATTCTTGCGACCTCCCAAG ATTCAATGGAGTGGATTTTCTAACGAAATACAAAGGGAAGAAGATAATGTTCGTGGGGGATTCGCTGAGCAAGAACCAATGGATGTCACTGGCTTGCATGCTCCACGCCGCCGTCCCCGACGGCAAGACAAACTACACAAAATCAacccccctctcctccattacgtTTCAG GAGTATGGAGTGTCGGTCATGCTGTACCACAGCACCTACCTAGTCGACATCGTCAACGAGACCATCGGCCGGGTTCTGAAGCTTGACTCGATACAATCCGGTTCGGCCTGGATCGCAGCTGACGTGCTGATCTTCAACACCTGGCACTGGTGGACTCACATAGGAACGAGCCAACC ATGGGATTACATAGAATACGGCGGGCAGACGTACAAAGACATGGACCGGTTGGAGGCCTTCAGCAAGGGGCTGACCACCTGGGCCAAATGGGTCGATTCCAACGTCAATACTACCACAACTAAAGTCTTCTTCCAGGGCATCTCTCCCACTCATTACAA CGCAACAGAGTGGGGCGAAGCGAGCTCAAAGGGATGTGCTAATCAGACGGATCCTGTGAGTGGATCCACCTACCCGGCCGGTCCGGTTCCGGCGCAGTCGGTGGTGAAGAGTGTGTTGAGCGGGGTGTCGAAGCCGGTGTTCTTGCTCGACGTAACTCTGCTCTCTCAGCTTCGGAAGGATGGGCATCCATCAGCGTACAGCGGAGAGCACCCCGGGATGGATTGCAGCCACTGGTGCCTCGCCGGCGTTCCGGATACCTGGAATCAGCTCCTGTATGCAGCACTGACACTATAG